A region of the Pseudomonas asiatica genome:
GTACTGGCCGCTGAAGGTAACAGCAGGCTCGTCACTACCGGCATTGCTCACCGTGGTCTCCAGCGTCAACCGTGCCCTCCCGCGGCGCTGGTACATGGTCAAGAACCGCTCCCAGGTCTTTTCATCCGGCGCCGCACAGCGCGCCACCGCCGCCCCGGTAACCGGCAGCGGATAACTGATCTGCCCTTCCTGGATGACGATATGCCCGTCATCGATCCCCAACTCGCGCAAGCGCAGGTGCAGCCACCCCCAACCCACCAGCA
Encoded here:
- a CDS encoding YiiD C-terminal domain-containing protein: MNTDSQYLQSVLHGDIPLTREMGLEVLDWQQHTLRLQLPLAANVNHKSTMFGGSLYCAAVLVGWGWLHLRLRELGIDDGHIVIQEGQISYPLPVTGAAVARCAAPDEKTWERFLTMYQRRGRARLTLETTVSNAGSDEPAVTFSGQYVLHR